AATCCATGGAGCTGATGCAAAACGGGTCGCTGGACATGGCCCGCTCCAATGCGTCGGAGCTCGAAGCCTTTGAAGAGTCCTATGGCGCTCTCAATCTGCCTTATATCTTCGTCAACGCGGACCACTACTACGACGTTCTGAGCGGCGATATCGGGTCTGACATTCTGGCAGCGTCTGAAGACAAGGGCTTTATCGGTCTTGCCTTCTATATCGAGGGAGCACGCTCCTTCTATGCCAACAAGGAAATCAGATCACCTGCCGATCTCAAGGGCATGAAGATCCGTGTTCAGCCGAGCCCATCGGCCATCCGCATGGTGGAATTGCTTGGCGGTAATCCGACACCCATTGCCTGGGGCGAACTCTATAGCGCCCTTCAGCAGGGCGTTGTCGACGGCGCTGAAAACAATCCGATGGCGCTGACATCTGCGCGTCACGGTGAAGTTTCCAAGGTCTATTCCGATGACGGCCACACGATGATTCCGTCCGTCGTGATGATTTCGTCCAAGACTTGGAGCGAGCTGTCAGACGAGCACAAGGAAGCGCTCACCAAGGCTGCGCGGGAATCCATGGATTTCCACCGTGAACAATGGGACGCGATGAGCGCGGCCGCCGTTGAAACCGCCAAGAGCGAGCTCGGGGTAAAGTTCATCGAGGTCGAGAAGGGTCCTTTCATTGAAGCGGTTCTGCCGATGCACGAGGAAGCTGCCAAGAAGTCTCCTGTGGTGGCTGACCTGATCGGACGCATCAAGGCGATCGCGCCGCAATAAGACGCTCCAGGCCAGAGACCGACCGATGCTCGAACGCTCCAAACTTGCAGACAACGCGCTTCAGGCGCTGCATGACGAAGACTACGATCTGCCGTTCAACACGCAGTCTTTGAAGCATGACGGTCTGATTTTTATGGGCGGACGGCGATCTGAAAGTCTCAACGGTGAGTGGACGTTTTGCGTCGATCTCCTGGACACAGGCCTCCGGCAGAAGTGGTTTTCCATGCTGCCGGAGGCACCCGAAGACCGCTCGGAGCCCTGGGACTACGATCCCTATATGGGTGAAACCGTGCCGGTTCCTTCCAACTGGGCGATGCTCAAGGAGAAGTGGTACTTCTTCGAAGGCAGCACCTGGTATACGCGCCCTCTCGATATGGACGATGTGGACGGCGAAAAGCGGCAGTTTCTGCGTTTCGGCGCGGCAGGTTACGATTGCAAGATTTTCTTGAACGGCGACTTCCTTGGCAACCACTATGGTGCATCGACACCGTTTTGCGTGGAGTTGACCGGCAGGTTGCGCAAGGGCCGGAACTGGATCATGGCCTGCGTCAACAACACCCGCACCAAAGACCGGGTGCCGATGCGCAACACGGACTGGTTCAACTACGGTGGCCTTTATCGGGACGTCTGCGTGTTCGAAACACCTGCGTCCCTGATTTCGGATTTCTTTCTCTATCTTGTTCCGGACGGTACCTATTCGAAGATATGCGCCGAGGTGTCGATATCCGGTGCACAGTCAGGCAACGCCCGTCTGTCAATTCCGGAACTGTCGATCGATGAAACCATTTCCATCCGTGAAGGGGGCGGCCGCGTAACGATTTCTGCAGTGCCGCGGCTATGGAGCCCTGACACGCCGGTTCTTTATGATGTGAGCCTGGCGTTCGGTGAAGACCGGGTGACGGACCGGGTTGGGTTCCGTCAGATTGAACGGATCGGCACCAACATCGTGCTGAACGGTGCCCCGCTCTTCCTGCGCGGAATTTCCGTTCATGAAGACGATGCAAAGCTCGGCAAAGTGACTACAGAAGAAGACCTGCGCCGGCGGTTCGAGCATGCAAGAGAACTTGGCTGCAACTATCTGCGCCTGGCGCATTATCCGCATCACGAGCGTGCCGCTGAAATTGCCGACGAGCTCGGGTTTCTGCTCTGGGAAGAGATCCCGGTCTACTGGGCGATCGATTTTGCAAATCCGGCGACCTACCGGGATGCGGAAAACCAGCTGAAGGAATTGATCAAACGGGACCGCAACAGGGCGAGCGTCATCATCTGGTCGGTCGGCAATGAAAACCCGGATACCGATGAGCGTCTGGATTTCATGAAAAATCTTGCGGAAACGGCAAGGCTCCTTGATCCAACCCGCCTGACATCTGCAGCCTGCCTCGTCAACCACGCCAATAACCGGATTGAAGACCGGCTTGCCGATCACATCGATGTCATCGGGCTCAACGAATATTACGGCTGGTACGAGGAAAATTTTGAAGACCTTGCCAAGATCGGCGAGAACTCAAATCCGGACCGGCCAGTCGTGGTGTCGGAGACCGGGGCCGATGGCGTCATTGGTCCGAAGGGACCCGTGAAAGGCTTATTTAGCGAAGACTACATGGCCGAGGTGTATGAGAAACAGATCGCCACATTGCGCCAGCTGAACTACGTTAAGGGAATGTCTCCGTGGATACTTTATGATTTTCGTGTTGAACGGAGACAAAATATCTTCCAGAACGGATATAACCATAAAGGCTTGATAGCTGCCGATAAGAAAACCAAGAAAAAAGCGTTCCATATTCTGGCGGAGTACTATCGCGAGATAGCAGCCCTTGAGGAGAGCGCAAGGAAGGCCTCATGACGCGCGACGGTACAAAACGCCGTTATCAGGAAATCGCCGAGATGCTTGCCCGGCGAATTGCGGAAGAAGGATACCGGCCCGGCGACAAGTTTCCGACCGAGCGTCAGATATCCTTGGAAATGGGCATTAGCCGCTCGCTCGTCCGCGAAGCCTTCATTGTCCTGGAAATCGAAGGTTATCTTGATGTCCGCAAGGGCTCCGGCAGCTATGTCGCGGCCGGAGAGAAGATCTCGCTGAATGTGCAGAAACAGGATTTCGGCCCGTTTGAGCTGCTGCAGGCACGTCAGCTTCTTGAAAGCAGCATTGCCGGCTTTGCAGCATCGACAATCACCAAAAGCGATATCATCCAGCTGCGCGAGACGCTCGAGATAGAACGCAGGGCGATCGAAAACGGTGTCGAAGATTATTTCGCCGACAGGCAGTTCCATCTCCAGATCGCCGAGGCGACCCAGAACAGCGTTCTGGTCGATCATGTCGAAGACCTTTGGACCAAACGCGAAAACAGTTCCATGTGGGCGAGGCTGCACGACAGGATCTTCGACCTCAGCTACCGGACCAGATGGCTCGATGATCATGCGGTCATTCTAGAGGCCCTGCGCCATCGCAATGCGGAGCAGGCCCGTCTTGCCATGTGGCAGCATCTTGAAAACGTGCGTTTGACGCTGCTTGAGCTCTCGGATGTCGGGGATCCGGAGTTCGACGGCTACCTCTACACTCCTGCGGTTGCCTCACCTTAATGAACGACAAGAAAGAGCAAGGCGATGATCGAAAGCTGGCGTTGGTTCGGACCTGACGATCCTGTCTCGTTGCAGGATGTTCGGCAAACCGGTGCCACGGGCATCGTGACCGCCCTGCACGAAATCCAGAATGGTGTCTTGTGGCCTGAAGAGGATATTGCGGCACGGCGCCAGATGATCGAAGACGCCGGACTGACCTGGGTGGTCGCCGAGAGCATCCCGGTGCATGAGGACATCAAAACAGGCGCACCAGGCTGGGAACGCCGGGCGCAGAACTGGGCGGAAAGCGCCAAAGCGCTCGCCAGGCAGGGCATTACGACAATCTGCTACAACTTCATGCCCGTGCTCGATTGGACCCGCACCGATCTTGACTTTGAGCTCGCCGACGGCGCCCGCGCGCTGCGCTTCGAATTTGCTGCTTTTGCCGCTTTCGACATGTTCATCCTGGACCGGGAGGGGGCCGAGACAGACTATAGTGACACGGACATCGCGGCAGCCGAAGGCTTCCTGGCGCGTTGCTCGCGTGACGACCGGGACAGACTGACCGCTAATATCATTGCCGGTCTTCCTGGCTCTGAAGAAAGCTACACGCTTGCGACATTCAAGGAGCGTCTTGATGCCTATCGCGGCATCGACAGGGAAGGTCATTTTCAGCATCTTCGGAATTTTCTGGATGTGGTCCTTCCAGCAGTCGAGGAAGCTGGTGCTGTTCTGGCGCTGCATCCCGACGATCCGCCCCGCCCGCTCTTCGCACTGCCCAGGATTGCAAGCACTCAATCGGATCTGGAGCGCATTGCATCCATGAGTGACTCTTCGGCGAACGGGTTCACGCTTTGCACAGGTTCACTCGGCGTTCATCCGGACAACGACCTTCCGGAGATCGCGGCAGCGCTCGGCGATCGCATTCATTTTGCGCATTTAAGAGCTACCCGGCGCGAAGACGACCCGCGCAGCTTTTATGAAGATGCCCATCTTGAAGGCGATATCGACATGATCGCAATCATCCGGGTCTTGCGGCAACTTGAAGCGCGAACCGGAAAACACATTCCAATGCGCCCCGACCACGGGCACAGGATCTTGAATGATCTCAGTGGAACTTCCACGCCAGGCTATCCCGCCATCGGACGGCTCAGAGGGTTGTCGGAGCTGCGCGGCGTGCTCAGAACCGTAGACGCATATGAGCGTCTCTAAAGCCGAAGCCGGGCTATCAAGACGACTGCATCCCTTGACGTGAATACGCTTCCGGTTAAATCCCTCTCGTGAGAATAACCACGACCTCAGGGGCGAGATACTTGATGACCGACAGTACGGAAGACAGAGGCACACTCGTCGAAGACGGCCCCGACACGATATTGATCGAAAGTCTGACCCTGCCAGCTGAAATCGGCATTCTGGACAGCGAGAAGGGGCGCCGGCAGGCCGTCCGCTTTGACGTCGAAATTGAAACCGTTGGCAACTACCGAGACATCGTGCGCGAAAACGGCACCTTCGTGTCCTACGCGGACACCGTGATGTTCATTCAGAACAAGGTTCAGGACGGAGGTCATGTCGATCTTGTCGAAGAATGGGCCGAGCTGATTGCCGAATTTGTCCTGTCTAACCCGCTTGCCGCACGGGTGAGTGTCAAGGTGACAAAAC
This portion of the Roseibium sp. HPY-6 genome encodes:
- a CDS encoding FCD domain-containing protein, translating into MTRDGTKRRYQEIAEMLARRIAEEGYRPGDKFPTERQISLEMGISRSLVREAFIVLEIEGYLDVRKGSGSYVAAGEKISLNVQKQDFGPFELLQARQLLESSIAGFAASTITKSDIIQLRETLEIERRAIENGVEDYFADRQFHLQIAEATQNSVLVDHVEDLWTKRENSSMWARLHDRIFDLSYRTRWLDDHAVILEALRHRNAEQARLAMWQHLENVRLTLLELSDVGDPEFDGYLYTPAVASP
- the uxuA gene encoding mannonate dehydratase, whose product is MIESWRWFGPDDPVSLQDVRQTGATGIVTALHEIQNGVLWPEEDIAARRQMIEDAGLTWVVAESIPVHEDIKTGAPGWERRAQNWAESAKALARQGITTICYNFMPVLDWTRTDLDFELADGARALRFEFAAFAAFDMFILDREGAETDYSDTDIAAAEGFLARCSRDDRDRLTANIIAGLPGSEESYTLATFKERLDAYRGIDREGHFQHLRNFLDVVLPAVEEAGAVLALHPDDPPRPLFALPRIASTQSDLERIASMSDSSANGFTLCTGSLGVHPDNDLPEIAAALGDRIHFAHLRATRREDDPRSFYEDAHLEGDIDMIAIIRVLRQLEARTGKHIPMRPDHGHRILNDLSGTSTPGYPAIGRLRGLSELRGVLRTVDAYERL
- a CDS encoding dihydroneopterin aldolase, with the protein product MTDSTEDRGTLVEDGPDTILIESLTLPAEIGILDSEKGRRQAVRFDVEIETVGNYRDIVRENGTFVSYADTVMFIQNKVQDGGHVDLVEEWAELIAEFVLSNPLAARVSVKVTKPDIFEDAAGVGIRITRKRS
- a CDS encoding TRAP transporter substrate-binding protein, coding for MMKFAKLAAVLAAGVVAMGSAANAKTLRLNHNNPEDHPLHKSMEFMAEKLEEATGGDLKIRIYANAQLGTQRESMELMQNGSLDMARSNASELEAFEESYGALNLPYIFVNADHYYDVLSGDIGSDILAASEDKGFIGLAFYIEGARSFYANKEIRSPADLKGMKIRVQPSPSAIRMVELLGGNPTPIAWGELYSALQQGVVDGAENNPMALTSARHGEVSKVYSDDGHTMIPSVVMISSKTWSELSDEHKEALTKAARESMDFHREQWDAMSAAAVETAKSELGVKFIEVEKGPFIEAVLPMHEEAAKKSPVVADLIGRIKAIAPQ
- a CDS encoding glycoside hydrolase family 2 TIM barrel-domain containing protein, producing the protein MLERSKLADNALQALHDEDYDLPFNTQSLKHDGLIFMGGRRSESLNGEWTFCVDLLDTGLRQKWFSMLPEAPEDRSEPWDYDPYMGETVPVPSNWAMLKEKWYFFEGSTWYTRPLDMDDVDGEKRQFLRFGAAGYDCKIFLNGDFLGNHYGASTPFCVELTGRLRKGRNWIMACVNNTRTKDRVPMRNTDWFNYGGLYRDVCVFETPASLISDFFLYLVPDGTYSKICAEVSISGAQSGNARLSIPELSIDETISIREGGGRVTISAVPRLWSPDTPVLYDVSLAFGEDRVTDRVGFRQIERIGTNIVLNGAPLFLRGISVHEDDAKLGKVTTEEDLRRRFEHARELGCNYLRLAHYPHHERAAEIADELGFLLWEEIPVYWAIDFANPATYRDAENQLKELIKRDRNRASVIIWSVGNENPDTDERLDFMKNLAETARLLDPTRLTSAACLVNHANNRIEDRLADHIDVIGLNEYYGWYEENFEDLAKIGENSNPDRPVVVSETGADGVIGPKGPVKGLFSEDYMAEVYEKQIATLRQLNYVKGMSPWILYDFRVERRQNIFQNGYNHKGLIAADKKTKKKAFHILAEYYREIAALEESARKAS